A single Coregonus clupeaformis isolate EN_2021a unplaced genomic scaffold, ASM2061545v1 scaf0874, whole genome shotgun sequence DNA region contains:
- the si:ch211-79m20.1 gene encoding putative uncharacterized protein DDB_G0291608 isoform X1 has protein sequence MSSWVLLLLAAVAAECLRFGSAEGDPLPPSLVELVRTSPISSIEDLQQLLEQETDSQEVEPDDPSASEIHLNYTHGRYRRNLVDAQPAQQAVCKVRTEVMEVTRAMLDRRNANFLLWPPCVEVQRCSGCCNTRMLQCVPTVTQTRYLQVTRIQYIDKRAHYDKAVISVEDHASCRCQTHPSAAAAVAAAAARSTSLVRSTLPPPPPRLTPKPPSLAKEDVHRHDDMKANQRFHVDDRGQLERQWQNKYTVSHTQPGTHTLVGTGLGRHTLAGTHTQTHPMAGAGTQVGTHTQVGTHTDTHTKTGPSSETPIGHGSGYEVGRGEERGSHTDTHTDTQPNTGDRQRSDNTERTQEIERQQQLQQYYQQQQQQQYLQQQQQYQQQQQQQHQQQYQHQHQHQQQQQHQQQQYQPYSQQPELRTQYKHNAPQSDSGGPPDTKQPVNHKPELDHSNTEPTDDKDSSTEVANRDAQKDTEVTSQRQAATEVTNHNKENNKERHSQTELSSQEQRHSESTHHKHRGSELTNQGGSVTEEERRKKLLELVQRELDQKQQHRPPHPHLPHQSQTQTTTTQRPVLPTLSPSRAPGRSPSTPSPPPKRPQGPLRPALPRGRRRRKHRSRISKAALRTMIM, from the exons ATGAGCTCGTGGGtcctgctgctgctggctgcGGTCGCGGCGGAGTGTCTGCGGTTTGGTAGCGCTGAG ggagATCCTCTGCCTCCATCGTTAGTAGAGCTGGTGAGGACCAGTCCTATCTCTTCTATAGAGGACCTGCAACAGCTGCTGGAGCAGGAGACTGACTCCCAGG AGGTGGAGCCAGATGACCCATCGGCCAGTGAGATTCATTTAAATTACACCCATGGAAGATATAGGAGAAACCTAG taGATGCCCAGCCAGCCCAGCAGGCAGTGTGTAAGGTCAGGACAGAGGTCATGGAGGTCACCAGAGCCATGCTTGACCGACGTAACGCCAACTTCCTGTTGTGGCCGCCATGTGTTGAGGTGCAGCGCTGCTCTGGCTGCTGTAACACCAGAATGCTACAGTGTGTCCCCACGGTTACTCAGACACGATATCTAcag gtAACAAGGATCCAGTACATCGATAAGAGAGCCCACTACGACAAGGCGGTGATCTCAGTGGAAGACCATGCCTCCTGCCGCTGCCAGACACACCCCTCAGCCGCAGCTGCAGTTGCTGCGGCTGCAGCCAGGTCCACCTCCTTGGTCAGGAgcaccctcccccctcctcccccccgaCTCACCCCCAAACCCCCCTCCCTCGCCAAGGAGGATGTCCATCGCCATGATGACATGAAGGCCAATCAGAGGTTCCATGTGGATGACAGGGGTCAGCtagagagacagtggcagaacAAGTACACGgtgtcacacacacagccaggcacACACACTCTGGTGGGGACCGGGCTTGGGAGACACACACtcgcagggacacacacacagacacacccaatgGCAGGGGCAGGGACGCAggtagggacacacacacaggtagggacacacacagacacacacacaaagacggGTCCCTCTTCTGAGACCCCTATAGGGCATGGCAGTGGGTATgaggtggggagaggggaggagagagggtcacacaccgacacacacaccgacacacagccCAACACAGGAGACAGGCAGCGCAGTGACAACACAGAGAGGACACAGGAGATAGAAAGACAGCAACAGCTACAACAGTACtaccaacagcaacaacaacaacaatatctacaacaacagcaacaatatcaacagcaacaacaacaacaacatcaacaacaatatcaacatcaacatcaacatcaacaacaacagcaacatcaACAACAGCAATACCAGCCATACAGCCAACAGCCAGAGCTCAGGACTCAATACAAACACAACGCACCCCAATCCGATAGCGGTGGACCACCTGACACAAAACAACCGGTCAATCACAAACCAGAACTGGACCACAGCAACACAGAACCGACCGATGATAAAGACTCAAGCACAGAGGTGGCCAATAGAGACGCACAAAAGGATACAGAGGTCACCAGTCAGAGACAGGCAGCGACAGAAGTGACCAATCACAACAAGGAGAACAATAAAGAGCGACACAGCCAGACAGAGCTGTCCAGTCAGGAACAAAGACACTCAGAGTCCACCCATCACAAACACAGAGGCTCAGAGTTGACCAATCAGGGAGGCTCTgtcacagaggaggagaggaggaagaaactTCTAGAACTCGTACAGAGAGAACTAGACCAGAAACAACAGCATcgtcctcctcatcctcatcttcctcatcagTCTCAAACACAAACCACCACCACACAAAGACCAG tgctcCCCACATTGTCCCCCAGCAGGGCCCCAGGGCGGTCCCCCAGCACCCCGTCCCCTCCCCCCAAGCGCCCCCAGGGCCCGTTGAGACCGGCCCTTCCCCGCGGACGCAGGAGGAGGAAACACCGGAGCCGCATCAGCAAGGCTGCCCTCCGAACCATGAtcatgtag
- the si:ch211-79m20.1 gene encoding putative uncharacterized protein DDB_G0291608 isoform X2, protein MSSWVLLLLAAVAAECLRFGSAEGDPLPPSLVELVRTSPISSIEDLQQLLEQETDSQEVEPDDPSASEIHLNYTHGRYRRNLDAQPAQQAVCKVRTEVMEVTRAMLDRRNANFLLWPPCVEVQRCSGCCNTRMLQCVPTVTQTRYLQVTRIQYIDKRAHYDKAVISVEDHASCRCQTHPSAAAAVAAAAARSTSLVRSTLPPPPPRLTPKPPSLAKEDVHRHDDMKANQRFHVDDRGQLERQWQNKYTVSHTQPGTHTLVGTGLGRHTLAGTHTQTHPMAGAGTQVGTHTQVGTHTDTHTKTGPSSETPIGHGSGYEVGRGEERGSHTDTHTDTQPNTGDRQRSDNTERTQEIERQQQLQQYYQQQQQQQYLQQQQQYQQQQQQQHQQQYQHQHQHQQQQQHQQQQYQPYSQQPELRTQYKHNAPQSDSGGPPDTKQPVNHKPELDHSNTEPTDDKDSSTEVANRDAQKDTEVTSQRQAATEVTNHNKENNKERHSQTELSSQEQRHSESTHHKHRGSELTNQGGSVTEEERRKKLLELVQRELDQKQQHRPPHPHLPHQSQTQTTTTQRPVLPTLSPSRAPGRSPSTPSPPPKRPQGPLRPALPRGRRRRKHRSRISKAALRTMIM, encoded by the exons ATGAGCTCGTGGGtcctgctgctgctggctgcGGTCGCGGCGGAGTGTCTGCGGTTTGGTAGCGCTGAG ggagATCCTCTGCCTCCATCGTTAGTAGAGCTGGTGAGGACCAGTCCTATCTCTTCTATAGAGGACCTGCAACAGCTGCTGGAGCAGGAGACTGACTCCCAGG AGGTGGAGCCAGATGACCCATCGGCCAGTGAGATTCATTTAAATTACACCCATGGAAGATATAGGAGAAACCTAG ATGCCCAGCCAGCCCAGCAGGCAGTGTGTAAGGTCAGGACAGAGGTCATGGAGGTCACCAGAGCCATGCTTGACCGACGTAACGCCAACTTCCTGTTGTGGCCGCCATGTGTTGAGGTGCAGCGCTGCTCTGGCTGCTGTAACACCAGAATGCTACAGTGTGTCCCCACGGTTACTCAGACACGATATCTAcag gtAACAAGGATCCAGTACATCGATAAGAGAGCCCACTACGACAAGGCGGTGATCTCAGTGGAAGACCATGCCTCCTGCCGCTGCCAGACACACCCCTCAGCCGCAGCTGCAGTTGCTGCGGCTGCAGCCAGGTCCACCTCCTTGGTCAGGAgcaccctcccccctcctcccccccgaCTCACCCCCAAACCCCCCTCCCTCGCCAAGGAGGATGTCCATCGCCATGATGACATGAAGGCCAATCAGAGGTTCCATGTGGATGACAGGGGTCAGCtagagagacagtggcagaacAAGTACACGgtgtcacacacacagccaggcacACACACTCTGGTGGGGACCGGGCTTGGGAGACACACACtcgcagggacacacacacagacacacccaatgGCAGGGGCAGGGACGCAggtagggacacacacacaggtagggacacacacagacacacacacaaagacggGTCCCTCTTCTGAGACCCCTATAGGGCATGGCAGTGGGTATgaggtggggagaggggaggagagagggtcacacaccgacacacacaccgacacacagccCAACACAGGAGACAGGCAGCGCAGTGACAACACAGAGAGGACACAGGAGATAGAAAGACAGCAACAGCTACAACAGTACtaccaacagcaacaacaacaacaatatctacaacaacagcaacaatatcaacagcaacaacaacaacaacatcaacaacaatatcaacatcaacatcaacatcaacaacaacagcaacatcaACAACAGCAATACCAGCCATACAGCCAACAGCCAGAGCTCAGGACTCAATACAAACACAACGCACCCCAATCCGATAGCGGTGGACCACCTGACACAAAACAACCGGTCAATCACAAACCAGAACTGGACCACAGCAACACAGAACCGACCGATGATAAAGACTCAAGCACAGAGGTGGCCAATAGAGACGCACAAAAGGATACAGAGGTCACCAGTCAGAGACAGGCAGCGACAGAAGTGACCAATCACAACAAGGAGAACAATAAAGAGCGACACAGCCAGACAGAGCTGTCCAGTCAGGAACAAAGACACTCAGAGTCCACCCATCACAAACACAGAGGCTCAGAGTTGACCAATCAGGGAGGCTCTgtcacagaggaggagaggaggaagaaactTCTAGAACTCGTACAGAGAGAACTAGACCAGAAACAACAGCATcgtcctcctcatcctcatcttcctcatcagTCTCAAACACAAACCACCACCACACAAAGACCAG tgctcCCCACATTGTCCCCCAGCAGGGCCCCAGGGCGGTCCCCCAGCACCCCGTCCCCTCCCCCCAAGCGCCCCCAGGGCCCGTTGAGACCGGCCCTTCCCCGCGGACGCAGGAGGAGGAAACACCGGAGCCGCATCAGCAAGGCTGCCCTCCGAACCATGAtcatgtag